The following coding sequences lie in one Polynucleobacter sp. HIN7 genomic window:
- a CDS encoding LysR family transcriptional regulator, with product MDRIQGISLFIRVVETGSFSKAASSLGITQPTATKHVAALEKRLGSLLLHRSTRGVTPTEIGKIYYEKCKTIIHEVEDAKNLAGLLQTEVQGKLNISSSVAFGRRVLTPLVLEFMRDHPQLQVSLNLDDRYINLVEEGVDLAIRMGRLSDSSLGARFLGLNPWVLVATPEYLMQAGTPSIPSDLSRHTALIYSSVQGDHRWQFTGRDGSNKSIQVQGPLYSNNLSALLSATRQHLGIAALPWYVAYTSVQSRHLKPLLEDWTMPAQEIHAVYSSPRLLTSKVSKLIDWLAGQFKGNWWAREIGS from the coding sequence ATGGATCGAATTCAAGGCATTTCCTTATTCATACGAGTGGTCGAAACGGGATCATTTAGCAAAGCGGCGAGCAGTTTGGGAATAACTCAACCCACCGCCACCAAGCATGTCGCCGCCCTTGAAAAGCGCCTGGGATCCCTTCTGCTCCATCGCAGTACCCGCGGGGTAACGCCCACCGAAATCGGCAAGATTTATTATGAGAAGTGCAAAACAATTATTCATGAAGTTGAGGATGCCAAGAATCTAGCCGGCCTCTTACAAACCGAAGTACAAGGCAAACTCAATATCAGTAGCTCGGTCGCCTTCGGTCGTCGTGTACTGACTCCGCTGGTCCTAGAGTTCATGAGGGATCATCCACAGTTACAGGTAAGCCTCAACTTAGATGACCGCTACATTAATTTGGTTGAGGAAGGTGTTGATCTAGCGATTCGGATGGGGCGTCTATCCGATTCCAGTTTGGGCGCACGTTTTTTGGGTCTCAATCCCTGGGTCCTGGTCGCCACCCCTGAATACCTCATGCAAGCTGGCACGCCCTCTATACCCAGTGATTTAAGTCGTCATACCGCACTGATCTACAGCTCCGTTCAAGGAGACCATCGTTGGCAATTTACTGGTCGTGACGGCTCCAACAAATCCATTCAGGTTCAAGGCCCCCTCTACTCCAATAATCTCTCAGCACTTCTATCTGCAACCAGGCAACATCTCGGAATTGCGGCCCTTCCCTGGTATGTAGCCTATACCTCCGTTCAAAGCCGACACCTTAAGCCCTTGTTAGAAGATTGGACCATGCCCGCTCAAGAGATCCATGCGGTCTATAGCTCACCACGACTGCTAACGAGTAAAGTTAGTAAATTAATCGATTGGCTCGCAGGTCAATTTAAGGGAAACTGGTGGGCCAGAGAAATCGGGTCATAA
- the glxR gene encoding 2-hydroxy-3-oxopropionate reductase, which yields MAMSAKKLGFVGLGIMGSPMAGHLIKGGHSVYLATRSQVPEELIKAGGIACKTPAEVAQHADIIFTMVPDTPDVEKVLFGENGIASGISKGKIVVDMSSISPIATKEFAKKLNDLGCNYVDAPVSGGQVGAQNATLSIMVGGDEAVFNQVKPLFELMGKNINLVGGNGAGQTAKVANQIIVALNIEAVGEALLFAAKAGADPAKVRQALMGGFASSKILEVHGERMVNRTFNPGFRIELHQKDLNLALSSAKALGVSLPNTATAQELFNSCAAHGGKAWDHSAMVKALETLANFEIGQKAN from the coding sequence ATTGCTATGAGTGCAAAGAAATTGGGTTTTGTTGGATTAGGCATTATGGGTTCACCAATGGCTGGTCATTTAATTAAGGGTGGTCATTCGGTCTATTTAGCAACCCGTAGCCAAGTACCCGAGGAGCTCATCAAGGCCGGCGGGATTGCCTGTAAGACCCCTGCCGAAGTGGCTCAACATGCCGACATCATCTTCACAATGGTTCCTGATACACCCGATGTTGAAAAAGTTCTGTTTGGGGAGAACGGTATCGCGTCCGGAATTAGTAAAGGCAAGATTGTGGTGGATATGAGTTCCATCTCACCGATTGCGACCAAAGAGTTTGCTAAAAAGCTCAACGATCTTGGGTGTAACTATGTCGACGCCCCGGTATCGGGTGGTCAAGTAGGCGCACAAAACGCCACGCTCTCGATTATGGTTGGAGGAGACGAAGCGGTATTTAATCAAGTCAAGCCGCTTTTTGAGCTCATGGGTAAAAACATTAACCTAGTGGGTGGTAATGGAGCAGGGCAAACCGCAAAAGTGGCTAATCAAATCATTGTGGCTCTCAATATTGAGGCGGTTGGTGAGGCTCTCTTATTTGCTGCTAAAGCAGGTGCTGATCCAGCTAAGGTTCGTCAAGCCTTGATGGGCGGCTTTGCAAGCTCGAAAATTTTGGAAGTGCATGGTGAGCGCATGGTCAATCGCACCTTTAATCCAGGCTTTCGGATTGAGTTGCATCAAAAGGATTTGAACTTGGCGCTTAGCAGTGCCAAAGCACTCGGCGTTTCATTACCCAATACGGCAACTGCCCAAGAGTTATTTAACTCCTGCGCAGCTCACGGTGGCAAGGCCTGGGACCATTCAGCCATGGTAAAGGCGCTCGAGACCTTAGCCAACTTTGAGATTGGACAAAAAGCAAACTAA
- a CDS encoding L-aspartate oxidase: protein MSSIETIQTDILVLGSGGAGLFAALHAHQANPNLHITIAVKGLLGKCGCTRMVQGGYNVALAEGDSVERHFMDTIEGGKWLSDQELAWTLVTKSVERIHELENELGCFFDRNPDGTIHQKAFAGQTFDRTVHKGDLTGIEIINRLAEQVWARGIHRLEEHRAIELIKSTDGKAIAGVLMLNMRTGQFVMVRAKAVLLGTGGGPTMYKYHTPSGDKSCDGLAMALRAGLTLRDMEMVQFHPTGMLAGPDTRMTGTVLEEGLRGAGGYLLNGNQERFMGNYDPRNERATRDIVSRSIYSEMRAGRVSPNGGVYIQMHHLGPDNVRKLFKGMVERCADSGFDLAGGLVEVVPTAHYMMGGVVFHADTSTDLPGLFAAGEDTGGVHGANRLGGNGVANSTVFGGIAGDTMARYVSDREFLEFDPVMIEQSIAIHRKPLTQAQGDIEFIRDELADCMWDQVGILRNRKDLEAARERLDRLDQMLQTMGVGDTNPAFNLTWQDWMNLRNLLLVSKTVVGAAIARENSRGAHYREDYPEEGDLETSYYTAVQMVGDQLTIDKKPVIFSMVKPGETILVEA from the coding sequence ATGTCATCGATTGAAACCATTCAAACTGATATCTTGGTCCTAGGCTCCGGCGGGGCAGGTCTCTTTGCAGCTTTGCATGCGCATCAAGCCAACCCAAATTTGCATATTACGATTGCAGTAAAAGGTCTTTTGGGCAAATGCGGTTGCACTCGTATGGTTCAAGGCGGCTATAACGTTGCGCTGGCCGAGGGTGATTCGGTTGAACGCCACTTTATGGACACCATCGAGGGTGGCAAATGGCTATCTGATCAAGAGCTCGCTTGGACCTTGGTGACTAAATCGGTTGAACGAATTCATGAGCTCGAGAATGAATTGGGCTGCTTCTTTGATCGCAACCCTGATGGCACGATTCATCAAAAAGCATTTGCTGGACAAACCTTCGATCGTACGGTTCATAAGGGCGATCTCACTGGAATTGAAATCATTAATCGCTTGGCAGAGCAAGTTTGGGCTCGTGGAATTCATCGCTTAGAGGAACATCGTGCGATCGAATTAATTAAAAGCACCGACGGTAAAGCAATTGCTGGAGTATTAATGCTCAATATGCGCACTGGTCAATTTGTGATGGTGCGTGCTAAGGCAGTCTTATTGGGAACCGGTGGCGGCCCCACGATGTATAAATACCATACCCCATCGGGTGATAAAAGCTGTGATGGATTGGCCATGGCCCTTCGAGCAGGATTGACGCTGCGCGATATGGAAATGGTGCAGTTTCATCCAACTGGAATGTTGGCTGGCCCCGATACGCGTATGACCGGAACGGTTTTGGAGGAGGGCTTACGAGGAGCGGGTGGTTACCTACTAAACGGTAATCAAGAGCGCTTTATGGGTAACTACGATCCACGCAATGAGCGCGCCACACGTGATATTGTCTCGCGCTCGATTTACTCCGAAATGCGCGCTGGGCGGGTTAGCCCAAATGGTGGGGTTTATATTCAGATGCATCATCTGGGGCCCGACAATGTTCGTAAATTGTTCAAAGGAATGGTCGAGCGTTGTGCCGACTCGGGATTTGATTTGGCAGGAGGATTGGTTGAAGTTGTTCCCACCGCCCATTACATGATGGGTGGAGTGGTGTTCCACGCGGACACTAGTACGGATCTGCCTGGCCTATTTGCTGCTGGTGAAGATACCGGTGGCGTACATGGTGCGAACCGATTGGGCGGCAATGGTGTTGCAAACTCCACAGTATTTGGTGGGATTGCCGGCGATACGATGGCGCGCTATGTATCCGATCGAGAGTTCTTGGAATTTGATCCCGTAATGATCGAACAAAGTATTGCGATACATCGCAAACCACTAACACAAGCCCAAGGGGATATTGAGTTCATTCGCGATGAGTTGGCTGATTGCATGTGGGATCAGGTGGGTATCTTACGTAATCGCAAGGATTTAGAAGCGGCCCGGGAACGCTTAGATCGCTTAGATCAAATGTTGCAAACCATGGGAGTGGGTGATACCAACCCTGCATTTAATCTTACATGGCAGGATTGGATGAATTTACGTAATCTATTGCTAGTTAGCAAAACTGTTGTAGGGGCTGCCATCGCTCGCGAGAACTCTCGGGGGGCGCATTATCGTGAGGACTACCCTGAAGAAGGCGACCTGGAGACTTCCTACTATACGGCTGTGCAAATGGTTGGCGATCAATTAACGATCGATAAAAAACCTGTGATATTTAGCATGGTCAAACCAGGCGAAACTATTTTGGTGGAGGCATAA
- the gcl gene encoding glyoxylate carboligase: MALMKAAMAAVLVMEKEGITTAFGVPGAAINPLYAQLRERQSITHILARHVEGASHMAEGYTRAKAGNIGVCIGTSGPAGTDMITGLYSASADSIPILCITGQAPRARLYKEDFQAVDIESIAKPVTKMAVTVREPGLVPRVFQQAFHVMRSGRPGPVLIDLPIDVQLAEIEFDIDTYEPLPVYKPFANKKQIEKAMEMLMSAEKPLIVAGGGIINADAADLLVEFAEITGVPVIPTLMGWGAIPDDHPLMAGMVGLQTSHRYGNATMLASDFVLGIGNRWANRHTGSLEVYTKGRKFVHVDIEPTQIGRVFNPDYGIVSDAKAALELFVEVAKEWKAKGKLKNYSDWVSRCQERKRLMLRKTNFDNVPIKPQRVYQEMNQAFKRDTVYVSTIGLSQIAGGQFLHVYGARQWINCGQAGPLGWTVPAALGVLAADPTRTVVGLAGDYDFQFLIEELAVGAQFKLPLVMVLVNNSYLGLIRQAQRGFDMDYCVQLAFDNINVHDDNLKGYGVDHGKVVEGLGCKTLRVTHPGKIQEALIEAQKMAKEYRVPVVVEIILEKVTNIAMGTEINNVNEFEDIDCRHPAGTEGLVTAGLLE; the protein is encoded by the coding sequence ATGGCACTCATGAAAGCCGCAATGGCAGCTGTTTTGGTAATGGAAAAAGAGGGCATCACCACCGCGTTTGGCGTTCCTGGTGCCGCGATTAATCCCCTGTACGCACAATTACGCGAGCGTCAATCCATCACCCATATTCTGGCACGTCACGTCGAGGGCGCATCTCACATGGCTGAGGGCTACACCCGTGCCAAGGCTGGCAATATCGGTGTTTGTATCGGTACCTCCGGCCCCGCTGGAACGGACATGATTACTGGCTTGTATTCAGCAAGCGCAGATTCAATTCCAATCCTATGTATTACAGGCCAAGCACCACGTGCCCGTCTCTATAAAGAAGATTTCCAGGCGGTTGATATCGAGAGTATTGCCAAGCCAGTGACCAAAATGGCCGTCACCGTGCGCGAGCCTGGTTTGGTACCTCGCGTATTTCAGCAAGCCTTTCACGTAATGCGCTCAGGACGTCCTGGCCCTGTACTGATTGATTTGCCCATCGATGTGCAGTTAGCCGAGATCGAGTTTGATATCGATACCTACGAGCCATTGCCGGTTTACAAACCATTTGCCAATAAGAAGCAAATTGAGAAGGCGATGGAGATGTTGATGTCTGCCGAGAAGCCATTGATCGTGGCGGGCGGCGGAATCATTAATGCAGATGCCGCAGATCTTTTAGTGGAGTTTGCCGAGATTACTGGTGTTCCTGTGATCCCAACATTAATGGGCTGGGGTGCAATTCCAGATGATCATCCCTTGATGGCTGGCATGGTGGGTTTACAAACCTCGCATCGTTATGGCAATGCCACGATGTTGGCCAGCGACTTTGTATTAGGAATCGGTAATCGTTGGGCCAATCGCCATACTGGTTCGTTAGAGGTCTACACCAAAGGCCGTAAGTTTGTACACGTCGATATTGAGCCAACTCAGATTGGTCGCGTATTTAATCCTGACTACGGCATTGTGTCTGATGCGAAGGCTGCCCTCGAACTCTTCGTTGAAGTAGCCAAAGAGTGGAAGGCGAAAGGCAAGCTCAAAAATTACAGCGATTGGGTCTCGCGTTGCCAAGAGCGTAAGCGCCTCATGCTTCGCAAAACAAACTTTGATAATGTACCCATCAAGCCTCAGCGTGTTTATCAAGAGATGAACCAAGCGTTTAAACGCGATACCGTTTATGTATCAACCATTGGTCTTTCACAAATCGCTGGCGGCCAGTTCTTGCATGTCTATGGCGCACGTCAATGGATTAATTGCGGTCAAGCAGGCCCCTTAGGTTGGACTGTGCCAGCTGCACTTGGTGTGTTGGCTGCTGACCCAACTCGCACCGTCGTTGGTCTTGCAGGTGATTATGACTTCCAGTTCTTGATTGAGGAACTGGCCGTTGGCGCTCAGTTTAAATTACCACTCGTCATGGTTCTCGTGAACAACAGTTACTTAGGTCTCATCCGTCAGGCGCAGCGTGGCTTCGATATGGATTACTGTGTACAGCTCGCGTTTGACAATATCAACGTACACGATGACAACCTGAAGGGCTATGGCGTTGATCACGGTAAGGTGGTTGAAGGCTTAGGTTGTAAAACCTTGCGCGTTACCCATCCAGGCAAGATTCAGGAGGCTTTGATTGAGGCCCAGAAGATGGCCAAAGAGTATCGAGTCCCCGTAGTCGTTGAAATCATTTTGGAGAAGGTCACCAATATCGCCATGGGTACCGAGATCAATAATGTCAACGAGTTTGAAGACATTGATTGCCGTCACCCAGCCGGTACTGAAGGTTTGGTAACGGCCGGTCTTTTAGAATAA
- a CDS encoding LysR family transcriptional regulator, whose protein sequence is MTSIRVLKNFIAITRHNSVAAAAREIGLTPAAAGQQLAQLEAELGVTLFDRNKRSLILNNQGRALIEPIQDILSRYESLGSQFRTGLSGSLTVGALVSSLMGQFGKTLDHLKDEYPGLELKISTGLSSDFLQQVIDGMLDAAIVTESPYALPKSVRWTLLYEEPMILIYPKGKNPANLPFIRFEPKTWTGELVDRFIRVNGLEIRNSMVVNSVEAIIELVRQGFGYAVVPKLANVEWDKDKRIVIANPPRKTIYRRVGLLERKNHARTKITKAIEEQFRTGINSSS, encoded by the coding sequence ATGACCAGCATCCGGGTACTTAAAAATTTCATCGCCATCACGCGTCACAACAGCGTGGCTGCTGCGGCCCGTGAAATTGGCTTGACCCCCGCTGCTGCAGGACAACAGCTTGCACAGCTCGAGGCCGAATTGGGTGTGACGCTATTTGATCGCAATAAACGCTCACTAATCCTCAATAATCAAGGCCGCGCTCTGATTGAGCCCATCCAAGATATTCTCTCCCGCTATGAATCCCTCGGAAGTCAATTTCGGACGGGACTTTCTGGCTCTCTTACCGTGGGCGCTTTGGTCTCAAGCCTAATGGGTCAGTTTGGTAAAACATTGGACCATTTGAAAGATGAGTATCCAGGTCTGGAATTAAAAATTAGTACCGGCCTATCGAGCGATTTTTTGCAACAAGTGATTGATGGCATGCTCGATGCAGCCATCGTTACTGAATCCCCTTACGCATTACCCAAAAGTGTTCGCTGGACCTTGCTGTATGAAGAGCCCATGATCTTGATATACCCCAAAGGCAAGAACCCTGCCAATCTCCCCTTCATTCGGTTTGAACCCAAAACCTGGACTGGGGAGCTAGTCGATCGCTTTATTCGGGTCAATGGTTTAGAGATACGCAACAGCATGGTGGTTAACTCGGTAGAGGCCATTATTGAATTAGTTCGCCAAGGCTTCGGCTATGCCGTAGTACCAAAATTAGCCAATGTTGAGTGGGATAAAGACAAACGAATTGTGATTGCAAATCCGCCCCGTAAAACGATTTATCGTCGGGTGGGCTTACTTGAACGAAAAAATCATGCCCGCACCAAAATCACCAAAGCGATTGAAGAACAATTTAGAACTGGGATTAATTCTAGTTCTTAG
- a CDS encoding fumarate hydratase — translation MELNLQHVEDACKELYIRALKLLPDDIKEGINDLKQKERDARAQVVLETMVTNIAVAEREDNLLCQDTGLPIYNVWIGRDVQFDGVQLKQAIRKGCERATTEYPLRSSVVHPITRKNNHTSTGIDMPAIHIDFMDKPGVIEIEMIPKGSGSENNSFLKMAIPAEGILGVKAFVIESVVNAGGKTCPPTIVGVGVGGTSDQCVALAKRAATRPLGTICSDAEGAQLEKELSTAVNQLGIGPQGLGGDGTAFAVHVELAATHITMNPVAVNMQCHSARRARASIGSHGIEYGF, via the coding sequence ATGGAACTGAACCTGCAACACGTTGAAGATGCATGCAAAGAGCTTTACATCCGGGCCTTGAAATTATTACCTGACGATATTAAAGAGGGAATTAACGATCTCAAACAGAAAGAGCGCGATGCTCGCGCGCAAGTGGTGCTGGAGACGATGGTCACGAATATTGCCGTGGCAGAACGTGAAGATAATCTGCTTTGTCAAGATACGGGATTGCCAATCTATAACGTTTGGATTGGTCGAGATGTTCAATTTGATGGAGTCCAGCTGAAGCAGGCGATTCGAAAGGGCTGTGAGCGGGCCACAACGGAATACCCCTTACGCTCATCCGTTGTGCACCCCATCACCCGAAAAAATAATCACACCTCCACTGGTATTGACATGCCAGCAATTCATATTGATTTTATGGATAAGCCCGGCGTGATTGAGATTGAAATGATTCCCAAGGGCAGTGGCTCGGAGAATAATTCGTTTCTGAAGATGGCCATTCCAGCTGAAGGAATCTTAGGAGTTAAAGCATTTGTCATTGAGAGCGTTGTCAACGCTGGCGGTAAGACCTGTCCACCGACCATTGTTGGTGTTGGGGTGGGCGGCACATCCGACCAATGCGTGGCACTTGCAAAGCGCGCTGCTACTCGGCCGCTTGGCACTATTTGCAGTGATGCGGAAGGCGCCCAGTTGGAGAAGGAGCTAAGTACCGCAGTCAATCAACTCGGAATTGGTCCCCAGGGACTTGGTGGTGATGGTACAGCGTTTGCAGTGCATGTGGAATTGGCGGCTACGCATATCACCATGAACCCTGTTGCAGTCAATATGCAATGCCACTCGGCTCGACGCGCGCGGGCATCGATTGGATCACACGGTATTGAATACGGCTTTTAA
- a CDS encoding YqiA/YcfP family alpha/beta fold hydrolase → MPDHPDLLIVYLHGFRSSPNSSKAQLTRDAIASLVEKGKSIDWYCPQLPPSPAEAIAMIRAKIETVNPKRISFIGSSLGGFYATHLAEQFPNARAVLLNPAVRAARELAPYVGQLTAYDSDEPFDWRAEYVEQLRAQQVEAVTHPERYLLVAATGDELLDWHEMVDFYPNANHVVIEGSDHGITEYPLYLDRVVHFASYLD, encoded by the coding sequence ATGCCCGATCATCCTGATCTGCTAATTGTCTATTTGCACGGATTTCGGTCCTCACCGAACTCCTCCAAAGCACAACTGACCAGGGATGCAATTGCATCCCTCGTTGAAAAAGGCAAATCCATTGACTGGTATTGCCCTCAATTGCCCCCATCACCCGCAGAGGCGATCGCGATGATCAGGGCAAAAATTGAAACAGTAAATCCCAAACGGATTAGTTTTATTGGCTCATCGCTTGGTGGCTTCTATGCAACTCATTTAGCCGAGCAATTTCCTAATGCGCGTGCTGTGTTACTGAATCCAGCAGTGCGAGCTGCTCGAGAGTTGGCACCTTATGTTGGGCAACTGACTGCCTATGACAGCGATGAGCCTTTTGATTGGCGCGCAGAGTATGTCGAACAGTTGCGTGCCCAGCAAGTCGAAGCGGTCACCCATCCCGAGCGCTATTTACTGGTTGCAGCAACAGGCGATGAGTTACTCGACTGGCATGAGATGGTTGACTTTTACCCCAATGCGAACCATGTCGTAATTGAGGGGAGCGATCATGGCATCACAGAGTATCCTCTGTATTTAGATCGTGTAGTTCACTTTGCCAGTTATCTCGACTAA
- the hyi gene encoding hydroxypyruvate isomerase, whose protein sequence is MPKFAANLTMLFNEVPFMERFDRAAACGFQAVEFLFPYPFAASEIKAALDRNQLKLVLHNLPAGNWEAGERGIACLPDRVEEFKSGVAKAIEYAKALGVGQLNCLAGKVPDGVDHKTLHATFVSNLRYAAAELKKHQLKLLIEPINTFDIPGFFLSTTAQGIAILDEVGADNAFLQYDIYHAQRMEGELANSMKKYLSRIAHLQLADNPGRNEPGTGEINYAYLFKFIDQLGYQGWIGCEYKPATTTEAGLGWLKSIS, encoded by the coding sequence ATGCCAAAGTTTGCTGCAAATCTAACCATGTTGTTTAATGAAGTGCCCTTTATGGAGCGCTTTGATCGTGCAGCCGCTTGTGGTTTTCAGGCAGTCGAGTTCCTCTTTCCATATCCGTTTGCAGCGAGCGAGATTAAAGCAGCGTTAGATCGTAATCAACTCAAACTGGTGTTGCATAATTTGCCCGCTGGTAATTGGGAGGCGGGTGAACGTGGCATTGCGTGCCTGCCCGATCGAGTCGAGGAGTTTAAGTCTGGTGTTGCTAAGGCGATTGAATATGCCAAGGCTCTCGGGGTTGGTCAGCTCAATTGCTTGGCCGGCAAAGTTCCAGACGGCGTTGATCACAAGACCTTGCACGCAACATTTGTGAGTAATTTGCGGTACGCAGCGGCTGAACTGAAAAAACATCAGCTCAAATTGCTAATTGAACCTATCAATACATTTGATATCCCTGGTTTCTTCTTGTCTACCACCGCCCAAGGAATTGCAATCTTGGATGAGGTGGGTGCCGATAACGCTTTCTTGCAATACGACATCTATCATGCCCAACGCATGGAAGGGGAGTTAGCCAATTCCATGAAGAAGTACCTCAGTCGCATTGCGCATCTGCAGTTAGCAGACAACCCTGGTCGTAATGAGCCCGGGACTGGTGAAATTAACTACGCCTATTTGTTCAAGTTCATTGATCAATTGGGATATCAAGGTTGGATCGGCTGCGAATATAAGCCAGCCACCACCACGGAAGCCGGCTTGGGTTGGTTGAAGTCGATCTCCTAA
- a CDS encoding succinate dehydrogenase gives MGQTVMTSGAILQAKLWYYQRISAMVLTLCVAIHLVIIYYAIQDGLSAGEILARTRGNLAFALFYEIFVLACFVHAPIGLANILRENIQSAFLIRALPILLAAFILILGTAAVIGVVWGAP, from the coding sequence ATGGGGCAAACTGTAATGACCAGCGGCGCGATTCTTCAGGCCAAACTTTGGTACTACCAACGCATCAGCGCCATGGTGCTTACGCTGTGTGTCGCAATCCATCTCGTAATTATCTATTACGCTATTCAGGATGGCCTAAGTGCTGGAGAAATCTTGGCGCGTACGCGAGGTAATCTTGCCTTTGCTCTTTTCTATGAGATCTTTGTTCTGGCTTGCTTTGTTCATGCGCCCATTGGCTTAGCAAATATTCTGCGTGAGAACATCCAAAGCGCATTTCTGATTCGGGCGCTTCCAATATTGCTTGCCGCATTCATCCTGATCCTGGGAACGGCTGCTGTTATTGGCGTAGTGTGGGGTGCGCCATGA
- the sdhC gene encoding succinate dehydrogenase, cytochrome b556 subunit: MSKAGRRLDFRTKAHWSYFAYYLHRVSGLLLACFLPLHFFFLSRSLYGEAELGRYLQFTDHPMVKFGEWGLVTLLALHLIGGTRLLVIEFGIWKGLRKAWVQVTLIGSLISGALFLILSR, from the coding sequence ATGAGCAAGGCGGGGCGTCGACTCGACTTTCGAACCAAGGCGCATTGGTCTTACTTTGCCTATTACCTGCATCGCGTCTCTGGACTCTTGCTAGCGTGCTTTTTGCCACTGCACTTTTTTTTCCTCTCGCGCTCCCTGTACGGAGAAGCGGAACTGGGACGGTATCTGCAGTTTACCGACCATCCCATGGTCAAGTTTGGTGAATGGGGACTGGTGACTTTGTTAGCCCTTCATCTAATTGGCGGCACCCGTTTATTGGTGATCGAGTTTGGAATCTGGAAAGGCCTCCGAAAGGCCTGGGTGCAGGTGACCTTAATTGGCTCCTTAATTAGTGGAGCCTTGTTTTTAATTCTTTCTCGCTAA
- a CDS encoding fumarate hydratase C-terminal domain-containing protein — MAHYNLATPVSEGDIRKLRINDTVTLQQTLFGIRDATQIHLFDRGRKTKFDLQGHAVIHTAPNVRKVPISSDFPAGYEPICIGTTTSDRMERFTEPLMREYGVRMIVGKGGLRESSAKAFEQFGGVYLAIIGGTAALETTWIDQIEDVDLDDLNPESLWKFKINQFGPLLVAMDSHGGSIYQEVKSDVASNKEAVLKSLGIV, encoded by the coding sequence ATGGCGCACTACAACCTAGCAACACCAGTCAGTGAGGGTGATATCCGCAAGTTGAGGATTAATGACACCGTTACCTTACAACAGACCTTATTTGGTATCCGCGATGCAACGCAAATTCATTTATTTGATCGGGGACGAAAAACTAAATTTGATCTTCAGGGGCATGCTGTGATTCATACAGCACCCAATGTTCGTAAAGTGCCTATTAGTTCTGACTTCCCAGCGGGTTATGAGCCGATTTGCATTGGCACAACGACATCGGATCGAATGGAGCGGTTTACAGAACCTCTCATGCGGGAATACGGGGTTCGCATGATTGTGGGTAAAGGTGGCTTACGGGAATCATCCGCAAAAGCGTTTGAGCAGTTCGGTGGCGTCTATCTTGCCATTATTGGTGGCACTGCGGCTCTTGAGACTACCTGGATTGACCAAATTGAGGACGTGGATCTCGATGACCTAAACCCTGAATCACTCTGGAAGTTCAAAATTAATCAATTTGGTCCTTTGTTAGTGGCGATGGACAGCCACGGGGGCAGCATCTATCAAGAAGTGAAATCCGATGTTGCAAGTAACAAAGAAGCGGTACTTAAAAGCTTAGGCATTGTCTAA
- a CDS encoding succinate dehydrogenase/fumarate reductase iron-sulfur subunit, whose protein sequence is MNPSILKVKVWRGTDDGEFVEYDVPRAANQTVLDVVTYIQRKIDPTLSYRFACRVGMCGSCAMTVNGKARWTCRTHVAKIADQNTLEIAPLDNLPIIKDLATDMREFFDKMSKAVGYFKGDKTRFDDFAQVKPDSEERQLANAGIECIGCGVCYASCEVVSSRDSYLGPAALNRAWTLVNDERDTQQLDRLRAVAGDAGCHSCHTQGTCSERCPKQIEPTAGIAGLKKMVGRAAVRGSKWGKL, encoded by the coding sequence ATGAATCCAAGCATCCTCAAAGTAAAAGTCTGGCGGGGCACCGATGACGGTGAGTTTGTAGAGTACGACGTGCCACGTGCCGCCAATCAAACAGTATTGGACGTAGTTACCTACATCCAACGCAAAATTGACCCAACTCTAAGCTATCGTTTTGCATGTCGTGTAGGAATGTGCGGCTCCTGTGCGATGACGGTGAACGGTAAAGCACGTTGGACCTGCCGTACTCATGTTGCCAAAATTGCAGATCAAAATACGCTTGAGATTGCGCCTCTCGATAATCTACCCATCATCAAAGACCTGGCCACCGATATGCGCGAGTTCTTTGACAAGATGAGTAAGGCGGTGGGTTACTTTAAAGGTGATAAAACCCGATTTGATGATTTTGCACAAGTCAAACCAGATTCAGAGGAGCGTCAATTGGCGAATGCTGGTATTGAGTGCATTGGTTGTGGGGTTTGCTACGCCTCGTGTGAGGTGGTCTCATCACGTGATAGTTATTTAGGTCCAGCCGCCCTCAATCGTGCCTGGACCCTAGTGAACGATGAACGCGATACCCAGCAACTGGATCGCTTGCGTGCGGTCGCTGGGGATGCAGGATGTCATTCATGCCATACGCAAGGTACCTGCTCAGAGCGCTGCCCTAAACAGATTGAGCCAACCGCTGGTATTGCAGGATTGAAAAAGATGGTTGGTCGTGCAGCAGTTAGGGGTAGCAAATGGGGCAAACTGTAA